The DNA segment TACCACAGAAAAAGATACCCCACACGTTGAAATGTTTCGGATATTCATGAATTCCATTCCAATATTATTTTTGAATTGGAATTTCATTTTTCAAAATACCGGCCGAGCCGGTGAGCTGGATCTCGGCTGGTATTTTCAATTCGATCTTAAGCAGGCACAGCCTGTTTCGAAGCCCTTTCCAATTTGAACAGATTCGCATTTGCGATCGCAAGACTGTCCACATTATAAGCCTGAGAAATTGTCTTTCTTTTTTCGAGTTCCTTTCCACCGAGAACTTTCAAGGATCGCTCTAATAACATTCCGCAAATAAATCTCGCCGCGATTTCCACAACTTCAAACGCAAGCGAATCCTTTACGTTTCCATCCTGTATTGATTTGTAAGAAACCACCGCCGTATCCAAGTCACTCCAGATTTTTTTGAGATCATCGGATGCCACAAACTTCGTCAATTCCCCTTCCGCGTATTGTCTAAGCTGCCCGGATGCCGACATCCCGGATACGACTCCTCCGATCGCTGCAACTACTTGAAGTTGCGTGGTCCCCTCATAAATTGTTGTAATCCTGCTATCTCTGTAAATACGAGCCACATCGTAGTCTTCGGTATATCCGCTTCCTCCGTGAATCTGTAACGCGTCAGACGAAATTGCTACACATCCTTCGGACGCGTAGTATTTGCTGAGTGGCGTAAAAAGATCAGCGAGTTTTTCCCAGCGACGAATGGTCTCGTTCTGATTTGCATCCTTTTCTGTCTTGCCTTCCACTTTGACGAGATGTTCTTTCGGCCAGTGATAGAGGTCGATCGCCTTTCCGGTTTCCGCAATCAAAACCCGGGTCGCGAGAATTTCTCTCTCCATTCGATCCAACATTTTCTTAACGGCCGGAATCTGCTCGATCGGTTTTCCGAATTGGATCCTTTCGGAAGCGTATTTCTTTCCTTCATAATAAGCCGCGGTAGCGATTCCCAAAGATTGAGTTGCAATCGTAAGTCGCGCTGCATTCATCATTCCCATGGAATATTTTACGAGCCCGTATCCGGTTTTACCGATCAATTCCCCCGGAGAATTTTCGAATACTACCTCACAAGTAGGGGAACAATGAAGTCCCATCTTGTGCTCCACCCCTGCAACATGCACGTCGCTTCCTTTTACTAAAAAGAAAGAAAGTCCCCTCGCCCCGCTTTCCGGAGACCCTGTTCTCGCTAACGTGAGAATGACCGAAGGCGCGTCCACATATCCGCATGCGTGAGTGATAAAACGTTTTGCTCCTGTGATTCTCCAAACTCCGTCCGCGCCTTGTTCGGCTCTTGTCTGCACGTTCGGAAGATCGGATCCATAATTGGGTTCGGTGAGCGCCATCGCCGCGCTGTATTTTCCGGCCGCAATTTCAGGAATCCACTTCTCGCACATTTCATCGGACGCGTATCGTTCCATGATTTCTACAATATTGATATTTCCATAGGCAAGACAAAACGCAGCGTCGGCTCTGGCGGCAATTTCGCAAAGAAAGGACTGAACCGATGCCGGCAATCCCATTCCGCCGTATTTTCTACTGATGGAAATCGGCATCAATCCGGCGTCTCTCAGGGTGTTGTAACATTCCTCCTGAGCTTTTGGAAATGTTACTTTTCCGTTTTCATACTTCAATCCGATCTGATCCATTTCCTTACTACGGGGAGCCACAAATTCGCCCATGATTTCGCCTAAGGACTCTAATACGGATTGATAGTATTCTTTCGCTTCCTGCACATT comes from the Leptospira sp. WS92.C1 genome and includes:
- a CDS encoding acyl-CoA dehydrogenase family protein; translation: MIISNYFQDNEDLKLVFNELIDWDEIVHAFEHNFEDAEAYKKTGNERLAYAPANVQEAKEYYQSVLESLGEIMGEFVAPRSKEMDQIGLKYENGKVTFPKAQEECYNTLRDAGLMPISISRKYGGMGLPASVQSFLCEIAARADAAFCLAYGNINIVEIMERYASDEMCEKWIPEIAAGKYSAAMALTEPNYGSDLPNVQTRAEQGADGVWRITGAKRFITHACGYVDAPSVILTLARTGSPESGARGLSFFLVKGSDVHVAGVEHKMGLHCSPTCEVVFENSPGELIGKTGYGLVKYSMGMMNAARLTIATQSLGIATAAYYEGKKYASERIQFGKPIEQIPAVKKMLDRMEREILATRVLIAETGKAIDLYHWPKEHLVKVEGKTEKDANQNETIRRWEKLADLFTPLSKYYASEGCVAISSDALQIHGGSGYTEDYDVARIYRDSRITTIYEGTTQLQVVAAIGGVVSGMSASGQLRQYAEGELTKFVASDDLKKIWSDLDTAVVSYKSIQDGNVKDSLAFEVVEIAARFICGMLLERSLKVLGGKELEKRKTISQAYNVDSLAIANANLFKLERASKQAVPA